The following are encoded together in the Mycteria americana isolate JAX WOST 10 ecotype Jacksonville Zoo and Gardens chromosome 2, USCA_MyAme_1.0, whole genome shotgun sequence genome:
- the DSEL gene encoding dermatan-sulfate epimerase-like protein, which produces MALMFTGHTLFLALMMFAAFTFEESVSNYSDWVTFIENVDQYEKQQLEGLSAEQKLKKTVPHPSLYFDAEDVQALRQKAHTSHSHLFRAIRSAVTVMVSNPLYYLPPPKHVDFAAKWNEIYGNNLPPLAFYCLLCPEDKAAFDFALEYMDRMAGYKNWLVENAPGDEVPLGHSLTGFATAFDFLYNSLENERRQKYLEKIWSVSEEMYEYSKVRSWGKQLLHNHQATNMLALLVGALVAGVDKGSQANIWKHTVVDVMEKTMFLLNHIVDGSLDEGVAYGSYTAKSVTQYVFLAQRHFGINNLENNWLKMHFWFYYATLLPGFQRTVGVADSNYNWFYGPESQLVFLDKFIMKNGAGNWLAQQIRKHRPKDGPMVPSTAQRWSTLHTEFIWYAAEITPQPPPDYGTAKMHVFPNWGVVTYGAGLPNSQTNTFVSFKSGKLGGRAVYDVVHFQPYAWIDGWRSFNPGHEHPDQNSFTFAPNGQVFVSEALYGPKLSHLNNVLVFAPSPTSQCNQPWEGQLGECAQWLKWIGDEVGDSTGEIITASQAGDMMFVSGEAVSAYTSAMKLKSVYRVLLLLNSQTLLVVDHIEKEEDSPVNSVSAFFHNLDIDFKYIPYKFKNKYNGAMMDVWDAHYKMFWFDHHGSSPVARIQEAEQAAEFKKRWTQFVNVTFPMKNMLTRIVYLFYGPYVNVSNCRLIDNAKSGFQISLSVNNTENTISVVTEYQNLKTRFDYLGFGGFAKVVHENKVTKFGLGTEPVEKRIKNNRVVFPFGFKVNIIAGLILGVSLVILAFQWRFYISFSKMLRWILILVVTLWLIELVDVWSMCTQPICAKWSSDVTRLEHDKGNKAKQLEGNPVVLPDVIITSLPASGAEILKQLFFNSSDFLYIRIPTPYLEIPETEFEIDSFVDPCEWKVSDVQNGHFRLIQGWLQSLVRDTKLHLQNIHLYEASRNKITQHSAISKDKKKRSKKRESLSEQRSRARGSQDKDAEYIRDLRRHLIYYPNARPVLSLSSGSWTLKLPFFQEILGPSMRALYVVRDPRAWIYSMLYKNKPSLYSLKNVPQRLAAMFKGENGKGKCSLNEGYAFEYESLRKELSNSNSNAVSVLSYLWLTNTAAALRINGDLQPTNYQLVKFEDIVSFPQKTAESIFAFLGIPLPPASLNQILFATSTSLFYLPYEGEISPSSIHAWKQNMPNEEIRRIEDICCSLMDHLGYPKFIE; this is translated from the coding sequence ATGGCTCTGATGTTCACGGGGCATACTTTATTTCTAGCATTAATGATGTTTGCTGCCTTCACTTTTGAAGAATCTGTAAGCAATTACTCTGATTGGGTGACTTTCATAGAAAATGTAGATCAATATGAAAAACAGCAACTTGAAGGTCTTAGTGCtgagcagaagctgaaaaaaacagtTCCTCATCCCAGCTTGTATTTCGACGCTGAAGATGTCCAGGCACTGAGGCAGAAGGCTCATACAAGCCATTCCCATCTATTTAGAGCCATCAGAAGTGCGGTGACGGTTATGGTATCCAACCCATTATACTACCTACCTCCACCCAAGCATGTTGATTTTGCTGCAAAGTGGAACGAGATTTACGGTAACAATCTGCCACCTCTAGCATTTTATTGTTTGCTGTGCCCTGAAGATAAAGCTGCATTTGATTTTGCCCTAGAATATATGGATAGAATGGCTGGCTACAAAAACTGGTTGGTTGAGAATGCACCTGGAGATGAAGTGCCGCTCGGTCACTCCCTAACAGGATTTGCTACTGCTTTTGACTTCTTGTATAATTCACTGGAAAACGAGAGAAGGCAAAAATACCTGGAGAAGATATGGTCTGTAAGCGAGGAAATGTATGAGTACTCAAAGGTTCGTTCCTGGGGAAAGCAGCTTCTCCATAATCACCAAGCAACCAATATGCTTGCTTTGCTTGTTGGGGCTTTAGTTGCAGGGGTGGACAAAGGATCTCAGGCAAATATCTGGAAACACACCGTTGTTGATGTGATGGAGAAAACAATGTTTCTGCTCAATCATATTGTAGACGGGTCTCTGGATGAGGGAGTAGCTTATGGGAGTTACACAGCCAAGTCAGTAACCCAGTATGTTTTCCTGGCTCAGCGCCACTTTGGTATTAACAACTTGGAGAATAACTGGCTCAAAATGCACTTTTGGTTTTACTATGCCACCCTATTACCAGGCTTTCAGAGGACTGTGGGTGTAGCAGATTCTAATTACAACTGGTTTTATGGTCCTGAGAGCCAACTGGTTTTCTTGGATAAGTTTATCATGAAGAATGGAGCTGGCAACTGGCTGGCACAGCAGATTAGAAAACACAGACCCAAGGATGGCCCAATGGTGCCGTCCACTGCACAGAGGTGGAGCACACTACACACTGAATTTATATGGTACGCTGCCGAAATCACTCCTCAGCCGCCTCCTGACTATGGTACTGCTAAAATGCATGTGTTTCCTAACTGGGGAGTTGTTACTTATGGGGCTGGATTGCCAAACAGTCAGACAAACACCTTTGTGTCCTTTAAGTCTGGAAAACTCGGTGGACGTGCTGTCTATGACGTTGTTCACTTTCAACCGTATGCCTGGATTGATGGGTGGAGAAGTTTCAATCCGGGACATGAACATCCCGATCAGAACTCTTTCACTTTTGCCCCCAATGGACAAGTGTTTGTATCTGAGGCTCTTTATGGACCTAAACTCAGCCACCTGAACAATGTCTTAGTCTTTGCTCCGTCTCCTACGAGCCAGTGCAACCAGCCTTGGGAGGGACAGCTTGGTGAGTGTGCCCAGTGGCTGAAGTGGATTGGTGATGAGGTTGGAGACTCAACTGGAGAAATTATAACAGCCTCCCAGGCTGGAGACATGATGTTTGTGAGTGGTGAGGCGGTATCTGCTTACACATCAGCAATGAAATTGAAAAGTGTCTATCGCGTTTTGCTGCTCTTAAATTCTCAGACATTGTTAGTAGTAGACCACATTGAGAAGGAGGAAGACTCTCCTGTTAACTCTGTCAGTGCCTTTTTTCATAATCTTGACATTGATTTTAAATACATACCCTATAAATTTAAGAACAAATACAATGGAGCTATGATGGATGTGTGGGATGCCCACTACAAGATGTTTTGGTTTGATCATCATGGGAGTAGTCCTGTTGCTAGGATACAGGAGGCAGAACAAGCTGCTGAATTCAAAAAGCGATGGACGCAGTTTGTAAACGTTACCTTTCCAATGAAAAACATGCTTACAAGGATTGTTTACCTTTTCTATGGCCCATATGTCAATGTTTCTAACTGCAGGCTCATAGATAATGCAAAATCTGGATTTCAGATTTCGCTCAGTGTCAACAACACTGAAAATACCATCTCTGTTGTGACTGAATATCAGAATTTAAAGACAAGGTTCGATTATTTGGGATTTGGTGGTTTTGCCAAAGTGGTTCATGAAAACAAAGTGACCAAGTTTGGTCTAGGTACTGAACCTGTGGAGAAACGGATAAAAAATAATAGGGTGGTTTTCCCATTTGGATTCAAAGTGAACATAATTGCAGGGTTAATTTTGGGTGTTAGTTTGGTCATACTGGCTTTTCAGTGGCGGTTTTACATATCCTTCAGTAAAATGTTGCGTTGGATCCTGATACTGGTTGTTACACTGTGGCTTATTGAATTGGTGGATGTGTGGAGCATGTGTACTCAGCCCATCTGTGCAAAATGGAGCAGTGACGTGACAAGGCTAGAGCATGATAAAGGCAATAAAGCCAAACAATTAGAAGGAAATCCCGTTGTTTTGCCAGATGTTATCATTACTTCACTTCCCGCTTCTGGTGCagaaattttaaaacagctgttttTCAATAGCAGTGACTTCTTATACATCAGGATACCTACACCCTATCTCGAAATTCCTGAGACTGAATTTGAAATTGATTCCTTTGTAGATCCATGTGAATGGAAGGTTTCTGATGTCCAGAATGGTCATTTTCGTCTTATCCAAGGGTGGCTCCAGTCTCTAGTTCGAGACACAAAGTTACATTTACAAAACATTCATTTATATGAAGCcagcagaaataaaatcactCAGCATTCTGCCATAagcaaggacaaaaagaaaagatccaaAAAGAGAGAATCTCTGTCAGAGCAAAGAAGCAGGGCAAGAGGGAGTCAAGATAAAGATGCTGAATATATTAGGGACCTGAGAAGGCATCTCATCTATTACCCTAATGCACGACCTGTGCTTAGTTTAAGTAGTGGGAGCTGGACATTAAAGCTTCCCTTCTTTCAGGAAATCCTAGGACCGTCAATGAGAGCATTATATGTAGTAAGGGACCCACGGGCCTGGATCTATTCAATGTTGTACAAAAATAAGCCAAGCCTTTACTCCTTGAAAAATGTCCCACAACGCTTGGCTGCGATGTTTAAAGGGGAGAATGGTAAaggaaaatgtagtttaaatgaAGGCTATGCCTTTGAATATGAATCATTAAGAAAAGAACTTTCAAATTCTAattcaaatgctgtttctgtgttGTCCTATTTATGGCtaacaaacacagcagcagcactgagaatAAACGGGGACTTGCAGCCAACAAATTATCAGCTGGTCAAGTTTGAAGATATTGTGAGCTTTCCTCAGAAGACGGCTGAATcaatttttgcctttcttggtattcctcttcctcctgctagCTTAAACCAAATATTATTTGCCACCTCCACCAGTCTTTTCTATCTTCCTTATGAAGGGGAAATTTCACCAAGTAGCATTCATGCCTGGAAACAAAACATGCCCAATGAAGAGATTAGACGGATTGAAGATATCTGTTGTTCTCTAATGGACCACTTAGGATACCCAAAGTTTATAGAATAA